The following proteins come from a genomic window of Malus sylvestris chromosome 4, drMalSylv7.2, whole genome shotgun sequence:
- the LOC126618745 gene encoding protein PUTATIVE RECOMBINATION INITIATION DEFECT 1 translates to MYFDDSQSQQIQHYYDEEEEDEVSNSAVSPPSPTACSQGHRSTLILQTKQGGSICLLCFSNLISNPQSPTVHVSYALSQLSQAISDPPFLRSLLTFHSHFLVSPLVHALSSFDDDPIARQVVRLVSALCDLAGASLSADFVARVSDRLSSGSLAWSRRQVYTLHCLGVLLNCQQTNPYAHIRDKYGLITNLVAGLQLPSEEIRGEILFVLYKVSVLQYASEDGDGTDILFAFCPKLLHLSLEALMKTQSDDVRLNCVALLTVLTQRGLFGTAYALDSNSMNSSEGDSFEQVAEQGKDVNPMNVLFTEAIKGPLLSTDSQVQISTLDLLFHYMSWEGTSGKELQALLEENIADYVFEILRLSEYKDPLVKSCVQVLDILSKAEQAFKQRLLVGFATLVPVLNYVADVPFHPAQSQTLKLIWNCISDCPGMVSSSHIAELVPTLTKMLKKHSDGEMGMVEETFILTCSVLVSIIRTPSAHANLNLQTLIEEAMQHTVFSCLSTSEKHTCQLLHSLFLLKEAYYMYSQEGNSTESAKVEIRQFVVNVCTIHLLPWFVTNFNEMDEDTVLGVLETFHLILLQDSDNQAAELANSLVSSTWFSLSFGCLGLFPTEKMKQRVYIMLSSLVDVLMGNDAGQPIRDAALCLPSDPIDLLFLLGQKNSRNLELSSCQSAILLILYTSSLYDERLADDKLVLASLEQYILVNSSDLQGRATDPITVMRLVYLYGLYRGLAKVNYQIPHSPEAERILFETLSETEWDLPSARIHPISLKWLFQEEKISGPLSYQLLKFCGRNVANDSDIIVHGNKSRMVNVNSIAELIAGGDNHAAILLVSLLTQLLEKGHEHDIISVLNLMTSSIDIFPTVSDQLCLHGIGNALQNLFCESTHMQSPQMSRAALVLIFKTLCSVHHGTLSDEESWLAVTMKLINIVTPRAPDAWNHECLLVIGILSLVLHHSSNEVLLAPSKAIVLSTSLVPAINSVIHAACLKGPALADHDEETSSGEVLIFVLLLNYFSLRSLHTVLPGIVDWKHFFDPPDRVQPISFIGMYCHDLCRLLHFGSGSVKLVASYCLLELFNRLSDQQKRTGKEIICTTKHQMSITAVLEGLIFYTDLRVAMNCGLCLSMILRWESAGMQGTSASTKNNWSRMIVEELTMSLAVPSLASKSFINLHKPAIYVAVTLLRRKKVPEWMRSVFDDSCISAVIQNIEAHNLSAEIVLLLRALLNSEFLKTEQVASVNQLLQVCRKQKYSGNSRGESGEEGKKKAKAATVLDDMGEVCEFLIDLMASESTLDRDPGGLQVGDKRLLEEIELFFKTQTETNGS, encoded by the exons ATGTACTTCGACGACTCACAGTCACAGCAGATTCAACACTACtacgatgaagaagaagaagatgaagtttcCAATTCAGCGGTGTCGCCGCCGTCACCGACTGCATGCTCGCAGGGCCACAGATCCACGCTCATCCTCCAAACCAAGCAAGGTGGCTCAATCTGCTTGCTCTGCTTCTCCAACCTCATCTCCAACCCCCAATCTCCCACCGTCCACGTGTCCTACGCCCTCTCTCAGCTCTCTCAGGCCATCTCCGACCCCCCTTTCCTCCGATCTCTCCTCACCTTCCACTCTCACTTCCTCGTCTCGCCTCTCGTTCACGCTCTCTCCTCCTTCGACGACGACCCCATCGCACGACAAGTCGTCCGTCTCGTTTCCGCTCTCTGCGATTTGGCCGGCGCCTCGCTTTCTGCTGACTTCGTCGCTAGGGTTTCCGATCGCCTCTCTTCCGGTTCCCTCGCCTGGAGTCGCCGTCAGGTTTATACG CTTCACTGCTTAGGGGTTCTGTTAAACTGCCAGCAGACTAATCCTTATGCTCACATTCGGGACAAATATGGCCTCATTACCAATCTCGTTGCAGGTCTTCAATTGCCAAG TGAAGAGATCCGAGGAGAAATCCTGTTTGTTCTATACAAAGTGTCTGTTCTGCAATACGCATCAGAGGATGGTGATGGAACTGATATTTTATTTGCCTTTTGCCCCAAGCTATTGCACTTGTCTCTGGAGGCCCTCATGAAAACCCAAAGTGATGATGTCCGCTTGAATTGTGTAG CACTCTTGACAGTGTTGACGCAGAGAGGGCTTTTTGGGACTGCATATGCACTTGATTCAAACAGCATGAATTCATCAGAAGGAGATAGCTTTGAGCAAGTAGCAGAGCAAGGAAAAGATGTGAATCCAATGAATGTCTTATTTACTGAGGCCATCAAGGGCCCACTTCTTTCAACAGACAGCCAAGTCCAGATCAGCACTCTGGATTTACTATTTCATTACATGTCCTGGGAAGGCACTTCAGGCAAAGAACTCCAAGCCCTACTTGAAGAAAACATTGCAGATTATGTATTTGAGATACTGAGGTTGTCCG AATACAAGGATCCACTGGTCAAATCATGTGTTCAGGTGCTTGATATTTTATCAAAAGCTGAGCAGGCTTTCAAACAGAGGCTTCTTGTCGGGTTTGCAACTTTAGTTCCAGTACTAAATTATGTGGCCGATGTTCCTTTCCATCCAGCTCAAAGTCAGACATTAAAGCTCATTTGGAACTGCATTTCTGATTGCCCCGGAATGGTATCCTCCTCTCATATAGCAGAGCTAGTACCTACTCTAACAAAGATGCTTAAAAAGCATTCTGATGGAGAGATGGGAATGGTTGAGGAAACATTTATATTGACCTGCTCAGTGCTTGTATCTATCATCAGAACTCCATCCGCTCATGCGAATTTGAATCTACAAACGTTGATTGAAGAAGCAATGCAACACACTGTTTTTTCTTGTCTAAGTACCTCTGAGAAGCATACATGTCAACTTTTGCATTCCTTGTTCCTGCTTAAGGAGGCTTATTATATGTACAGTCAGGAAGGAAATTCTACCGAATCTGCTAAAGTGGAAATACGACAATTTGTTGTGAATGTATGTACAATACATTTGTTACCTTGGTTTGTAACCAACTTCAATGAAATGGATGAGGATACTGTCCTTGGAGTACTGGAAACATTTCATTTGATACTGCTTCAGGACTCCGATAACCAAGCAGCGGAACTTGCGAACAGCCTGGTTTCAAGCACATGGTTCAGTTTGTCATTTGGATGCCTTGGCTTATTTCCTACAGAAAAGATGAAACAGAGGGTATATATTATGCTCAGTTCACTAGTAGATGTTCTTATGGGAAATGACGCGGGGCAACCCATTAGAGATGCTGCTTTATGTCTCCCATCTGATCCCATTGATTTGCTCTTTCTACTTGGGCAAAAGAACTCCCGTAATTTGGAATTATCTTCTTGCCAATCTGCCATCTTGTTGATTTTATACACCAGTTCCTTATATGATGAAAG ACTTGCAGATGACAAGTTGGTTTTAGCTTCTCTGGAGCAATATATTCTGGTCAACAGTAGTGATCTCCAAGGTCGGGCCACAGATCCAATCACAGTAATGAGGCTTGTGTATCTTTATGGTCTTTATAGGGGTCTTGCCAAGGTTAACTATCAAATCCCCCACAGTCCAGAAGCGGAAAGAATCCTGTTCGAGACGTTAAGTGAAACTGAATGGGATTTGCCTTCTGCAAGAATTCATCCAATATCATTGAAATGGCTGTTCCAAGAAGAGAAAATCAGCGGGCCATTGTCTTATCAGCTTCTGAAATTTTGTGGAAGGAATGTAGCAAATGATTCTGACATCATAGTCCATGGAAACAAAAGTCGTATGGTAAATGTTAATTCAATTGCAGAGTTAATTGCCGGAGGAGATAATCATGCAGCAATACTTTTGGTGTCCTTATTGACACAACTTCTCGAGAAAGGACACGAGCATGACATAATTTCTGTATTGAATCTAATGACATCTAGCATCGACATATTTCCAACTGTTTCAGACCAGTTATGCCTGCATGGTATCGGAAATGCTCTCCAGAATCTCTTTTGCGAATCAACTCATATGCAGTCACCACAGATGTCCAGAGCCGCCttagttttaatatttaaaacttTATGCTCTGTACACCATGGAACTCTTTCTGATGAAGAATCTTGGCTTGCAGTGACTATGAAG TTAATAAATATCGTCACTCCAAGAGCTCCAGACGCGTGGAATCATGAATGTCTCTTAGTAATAGGCATCCTTTCCTTAGTTTTGCACCATTCTTCCAACGAAGTGCTCCTAGCACCTTCAAAAGCCATAGTTCTCAGTACTTCTCTGGTCCCTGCAATCAATAGCGTAATTCATGCAGCGTGTCTAAAGGGACCGGCATTGGCTGACCATGATGAGGAGACGAGCTCTGGAGAAGTTTTAATCTTTGTGCTTCTACTAAATTACTTCTCTTTAAGAAG TTTGCACACTGTTTTACCTGGCATTGTGGACTGGAAACATTTCTTTGATCCCCCAGATAGGGTGCAGCCGATTTCCTTTATCGGAATGTACTGCCACGACCTCTGCAGACTATTGCATTTTGGATCTGGTTCGGTCAAACTTGTTGCTTCATACTGCCTGTTGGAGTTGTTTAACAGATTGTCCGATCAGCAGAAGAGAACAGGGAAGGAGATTATATGCACCACGAAGCACCAAATGTCTATAACGGCTGTCCTCGAAGGCCTTATTTTCTACACTGACCTCAGAGTGGCTATGAACTGTGGCCTCTGCCTATCAATGATCTTGAGGTGGGAATCAGCGGGAATGCAAGGGACAAGTGCGAGTACAAAGAATAACTGGAGCAGGATGATCGTGGAAGAGCTGACAATGTCGTTAGCCGTCCCGAGCTTAGCATCAAAATCGTTCATTAATCTTCACAAGCCTGCAATTTATGTCGCAGTCACATTGTTAAGACGGAAGAAGGTTCCTGAGTGGATGAGGTCTGTATTTGACGATTCTTGCATATCTGCAGTAATTCAAAACATCGAAGCTCATAATCTGAGCGCAGAGATTGTACTTTTATTGCGAGCTTTACTGAACTCTGAGTTCCTTAAGACGGAACAAGTTGCTAGCGTGAATCAGTTGCTCCAG GTGTGCAGAAAACAAAAGTACAGCGGCAACAGCCGAGGCGAAAGTGGAGAAGAGGGTAAAAAGAAGGCGAAGGCGGCGACCGTCCTGGACGACATGGGAGAAGTTTGTGAGTTTCTCATCGACTTGATGGCGTCCGAGTCGACTCTAGATAGGGATCCAGGAGGATTACAGGTTGGGGATAAGAGATTGTTGGAAGAAATAGAGcttttctttaaaactcaaacagaAACGAACGGAAGCTAA